Proteins from a genomic interval of Cydia amplana chromosome 8, ilCydAmpl1.1, whole genome shotgun sequence:
- the LOC134650375 gene encoding catalase-like — translation MYKGVYSCILPVILLGVILAANSVHFEDVASQQTVLFAERAGGPIGILTTANGAPVEFKDANVSLNRRVIFNEYLMESITHLNRQKIVERTVHAKGAGAFGYFEVTHDITNICKAKFLNKIGKRTPIAVRFSLVVPNMGASDTFRDGRGFAVKFYTEDGNFDLVGLSTPVFPYKDPLFFPTFANAQGKNPSTNLYDSNMLWDYITLRPESIHFFMYKFGDSGIPNGYRHMPGFSVHTYQVTNERGESHFLRFHILPDQGERFLTSKEGMKISGIDPDAFIKDLYNAIGNGDYPSWQVLVQVLTLEQVTHADFDVFDVTKALPLEKYPLQPLGRLVLDRNPVNSFAEIEQIAMCPNHLVPGILGAPDKLFEARRLSYRDAQYYRLGANFQNIAVNCPLRQPFTYDNGGHAPLKITDRPTYWPNTYNGPVPYVDPKRSEVAQIVQDTSLNFDQVSHLYQYEMTEDARKRLLSNIVYSLATAEPRIQDRAIKWFKVINTDFGSRVERGLAKEKNINNR, via the exons ATGTACAAGGGAGTTTATTCTTGCATTTTACCTGTGATACTCTTGGGTGTGATACTCGCTGCTAATTCCGTACATTTTGAAGACGTTGCATCTCAACAGACGGTTTTGTTTGCAGAGAGGGCTGGG GGTCCAATAGGGATTTTGACCACGGCAAATGGAGCTCCTGTAGAATTTAAGGACGCCAACGTATCACTCAATCGTAGAGTCATTTTCAACGAGTACTTGATGGAATCTATAACGCATCTCAACCGTCAGAAAATTGTCGAGCGTACAGTGCACGCCAAGGGTGCTGGTGCATTCGGATATTTTGAG GTTACTCACGACATAACAAATATCTGCAAGGcgaaatttctaaataaaattggTAAAAGAACCCCGATTGCCGTCAGATTTTCTTTAGTAGTTCCCAACATGGGGGCTTCGGACACGTTCAGAGACGGGCGTGGCTTCGCTGTCAAATTCTACACGGAGGACGGTAACTTTGATCTGGTGGGCCTGAGTACCCCCGTATTTCCCTACAAAGACCCTCTCTTCTTCCCGACATTCGCAAACGCTCAAGGCAAGAATCCCTCTACAAATTTGTACGATTCGAACATGCTATGGGATTACATAACTTTACGTCCAGAATCAATACACTTTTTCATGTACAAATTTGGAGACAGTGGCATACCAAACGGTTACAGGCATATGCCAGGGTTTAGCGTCCATACGTACCAAGTAACCAACGAACGAGGCGAATCCCATTTCCTTAGATTCCATATATTACCTGATCAAGGAGAGCGTTTCTTGACTTCTAAAGAAGGTATGAAGATAAGCGGAATTGATCCAGACGCCTTTATAAAAGACTTGTATAATGCTATTGGAAATGGAGACTATCCCAGCTGGCAAGTTCTAGTTCAGGTGCTGACTTTAGAGCAGGTTACACATGCTGATTTTGACGTGTTTGATGTGACAAAGGCGCTGCCTCTAGAAAAGTATCCGCTACAACCCTTGGGCCGTTTGGTACTTGACAGAAACCCTGTGAATTCCTTTGCGGAGATCGAACAAATAGCTATGTGTCCCAATCATCTAGTCCCAGGTATTCTTGGCGCTCCGGATAAATTATTTGAAGCGCGTCGGTTGTCATATCGCGATGCTCAATATTATAGGCTGGGGGCGAATTTCCAGAACATAGCCGTTAATTGCCCTTTGAGACAACCTTTTACTTACGACAATGGTGGCCATGCGCCATTGAAAATAACTGATAGACCAACTTACTGGCCTAACACATACAATGGCCCTGTACCTTACGTGGATCCCAAAAGATCTGAAGTTGCTCAAATAGTGCAAGATACGTCTTTAAACTTCGACCAAGTGTCTCACCTTTACCAATACGAGATGACAGAAGACGCAAGGAAACGTTTGCTAAGTAATATTGTTTATAGCCTTGCAACTGCTGAACCTAGGATTCAGGATCGAGCTATCAAGTGGTTCAAGGTCATAAATACAGATTTTGGGAGTAGAGTGGAGCGAGGTCTAGCGAAGGAGAAgaatattaataataggtaa
- the LOC134650040 gene encoding dnaJ homolog dnj-5: protein MTRSPKDDPRYNDMQHNAWNYRAETTENCAPGMLNERKQVPLSSNTPTMNDNSMYANGDFTNDVYLNKHPYNVQAGETGASQDENMLLNNMPNAARVNNQNYGTAMLKLANGQVVRFFYDENTQQLYFPMSGQYELFNHNQGLREMPLQAPQQPPMFTPNQEYSINNNNVQMQTPTTTAHNNYIQENLNNQTSAMPTSNFLKEVLGNWEPNSSGTYSPFGQNYPLTHPDVPPNVLPKKPMDSPIIQIKPENSPKRNENSPLADTSNKKRIVAEVKPMRPTYSDVLAKNKNNTQPDAIKAKPQNNIEVKTSSNKNSSKPDKPSNPKHTDESKQKEKKQQATISSGSESGDINNEDIEKRQKPSKKSKNKRNNISRKWSSFDDITNEEDISYTEGSESQFVFIENQEKPKKDRKVNDRAKNSEKNATAEGDFRADEEEQSQFVFQDNQTDSAKARKKKEARINHKLAKPVQDKKKTTQTKFKRNKPGYLGLAQNYLEHWGEATWKAIVWFFYLLSDICRMSAHLLFDLCTSMFTQTYVSSQAVWRSSKEWLYKISGNKYLVYIDRKFGHTRFGFWRKIKWFKKDAESDSNDSSKLNSNIPLPATGEEAMKRLLACKGKDPYSILGVSVTCTDEEIKRYYRRQAFLVHPDKNQQPGAEEAFKILQHAFDLIGEPERREAYERRALESRHVEAAWSELSQLLAQLQDKMEFAHNTIRCTNCGRRHKRVLTDRPCYAARYCVQCKIRHSAKEGDIWAESSMMGLLVMYYACMDGAVYQITQWASCQKKNLKQLRPDCHVVQYRIVLGNKAAAASDLNQRPSTGHDPNLEEFLNNLYSKSGVSPNTNAKQPAPETSDAKKRRNKKPKA, encoded by the exons ATGACAAGGTCGCCGAAGGATGATCCGCGATACAATGACATGCAGCACAACGCTTGGAATTACCGTGCAGAAACAACTGAAAACTGTGCCCCTGGTATGTTAAATGAAAGAAAACAAGTGCCGCTTTCATCCAACACGCCTACAATGAATGATAACAGTATGTACGCTAACGGCGATTTCACGAACGATGTTTATTTGAACAAGCATCCTTACAACGTGCAGGCGGGTGAAACCGGGGCCAGCCAGGATGAAAACATGTTGCTTAACAACATGCCTAATGCCGCTCGCGTTAACAACCAGAATTATGGAACCGCCATGCTTAAATTAGCCAATGGGCAGGTAGTCAGGTTCTTTTATGACGAAAATACTCAACAACTATACTTCCCCATGTCAGGACAGTACGAGTTATTCAACCACAATCAGGGGCTGCGTGAAATGCCTCTACAGGCTCCTCAGCAGCCTCCAATGTTTACTCCAAACCAGGAATACTCCATCAACAATAACAATGTTCAGATGCAAACACCAACCACTACCGCCCACAATAATTACATACAAGAAAACCTCAACAATCAAACCTCTGCCATGCCCACCTCCAACTTCTTGAAGGAAGTTTTAGGAAACTGGGAACCTAACTCATCTGGGACTTACTCTCCCTTTGGACAAAACTATCCATTGACCCATCCTGATGTGCCACCTAATGTTCTTCCAAAGAAGCCAATGGATTCTCCAATAATCCAAATAAAGCCTGAGAATTCTCCAAAAAGAAATGAGAACAGTCCTTTAGCAGACACAAGTAACAAAAAACGCATTGTGGCCGAAGTGAAACCGATGCGTCCAACATATTCCGATGTGTTGGCTAAAAACAAGAATAATACCCAACCAGATGCTATTAAGGCTAAACCACAAAATAATATAGAAGTTAAGACTTCCAGCAACAAAAACAGCTCCAAGCCTGATAAACCTTCAAACCCAAAACATACTGATGAGAGCAAGCAAAAAGAGAAAAAACAGCAAGCTACTATATCTTCTGGCAGTGAGTCCGGGGATATAAATAATGAAGACATTGAAAAGCGTCAAAAACCGAGTAAAAAATCCAAGAATAAGCGTAATAATATATCTCGTAAGTGGTCCTCTTTTGATGACATCACTAATGAAGAAGATATCAGCTACACTGAAGGCAGTGAAAGTCAATTTGTTTTCATCGAAAACCAAGAAAAACCGAAGAAAGACAGAAAAGTTAATGATAGGGCTAAGAATTCTGAAAAGAATGCCACAGCAGAGGGTGATTTCAGAGCTGATGAAGAAGAACAGTCTCAATTTGTCTTTCAAGATAACCAGACTGACAGTGCCAAGGCTCGGAAGAAAAAAGAAGCTCGGATTAACCATAAATTGGCGAAACCAGTACAGGATAAAAAGAAAACCACCCAGACTAAGTTTAAGAGGAACAAGCCTGGGTATTTAGGCCTGGCTCAGAACTACCTTGAGCATTGGGGAGAGGCTACCTGGAAGGCGATTGTATGGTTCTTCTACCTGCTGTCAGATATATGCAGAATGAGTGCCCACTTGTTATTTGATCT TTGTACCTCGATGTTCACGCAAACTTACGTGAGCTCCCAAGCAGTGTGGCGAAGCAGCAAAGAGTGGCTTTACAAGATCAGCGGTAACAAGTACCTGGTCTACATCGATAGGAAATTCGGACACACCAGATTCGGCTTTTGGAGGAAAATTAAATGGTTCAAGAAAG ACGCCGAGTCTGATAGCAACGACTCGAGCAAGCTGAACTCCAATATACCACTGCCGGCGACGGGCGAGGAGGCAATGAAACGACTGCTGGCTTGCAAGGGAAAAGATCCGTACAG CATATTGGGCGTGAGCGTAACATGCACGGACGAGGAGATCAAGCGGTACTACCGGCGGCAGGCGTTCCTCGTGCACCCGGACAAGAACCAGCAGCCGGGCGCCGAGGAGGCCTTCAAGATACTCCAGCACGCGTTCGACCTTATAGGAGAACCG GAACGGCGCGAAGCGTACGAAAGACGAGCGCTAGAATCGCGCCACGTGGAGGCGGCGTGGAGCGAGCTCAGTCAGTTATTAGCGCAGTTGCAGGACAAGATGGAGTTTGCACACAACACCATCAG ATGCACCAACTGCGGGCGGCGGCACAAGCGCGTGCTGACGGACCGGCCCTGCTACGCGGCGCGCTACTGCGTGCAGTGCAAGATACGCCACTCCGCTAAAGAG GGCGACATCTGGGCGGAGTCGAGCATGATGGGGCTGCTCGTGATGTACTACGCGTGCATGGATGGCGCTGTCTACCAGATCACACAGTGGGCCAGTTGccag AAAAAGAACTTAAAGCAGTTAAGGCCCGATTGTCACGTGGTGCAGTACCGCATCGTGCTGGGGAACAAGGCCGCCGCCGCCTCCGATCTCAACCAGAGACCTTCCACTGG ACACGATCCTAACCTGGAAGAGTTTCTAAACAATCTATACAgcaagtcaggagtgtctcctaACACTAACGCTAAGCAGCCAGCACCAGAAACTTCCGACGCCAAGAAGAGACGCAATAAAAAACCCAAAGCTTAA